The following nucleotide sequence is from Pseudobdellovibrionaceae bacterium.
TTCTTAGCCGATCAGAGGCTCCTAAATATTATGGATCGTCTAGAATCTTTTGGTTTAGCGGGTATGAAGTGGGACATACGACAAGAGAGCGCTTACCATGATCACATCTGTGATGAGATCTTTGCAGAGCATCTCTTAAAACCCTACTCTTCCATGTCTGAGTCCGAAAGACTGTCCTTCATTCACGCGTCCCATAAAAAATTTAAAGTCTGGATGGACAACTCCGAATCCAAAAATTTTTCGTCTGCGGCCCTAGACTTTATCTTGACTCTTAAAATGATCTCTAGATACGGCACTAAGGTTTTTAAGTACTATATCATCTCTATGACTCGTAGTGCTTCTGATATGCTGCTCATCCAAAGGCTTTTACAAAGTTTAGGTTCAAAAACTCAGGTGGTTCCTTTATTTGAAACTCTAGAGGATTTAGAGAACTCTCCCGAGATCATGCGCACTTATTTTTCAGAGATCAAAAATGATGTCGCCTCTGATTATAAACAACTGGTCATGCTAGGATATTCCGACAGCGCTAAAACAGGCAGTCGATTGTCCTCTGTGTGGAATATCTATCATGCTCAAAGAAAATTGTCTTTGATTTCCAAAGAACACCACATTCCTCTTTGGTTCTTTCACGGACGTGGGGGCAGTATTGGACGCGGTGGGGTTCCCGTACCTCAAGCCATTAAATCCTATCCTGCTGAATCTATAGAAGATGGCTTTCGTGTGACTGTTCAAGGTGAGGTGATCTTTGATCGCTTTGGATTTCCCGAAGTGGCCGTGCAGTCGATGATGACCTATATTGTAAGTCTCCTAAATTATAGATTTGCAAAAAGAAAATCCCCTGAACTGCTAAGCAAAGTGGAAAACCTGTTTGCGGAACTGAGTGAAGTGTCTAAATCCAAGTATCGAGACTTGATCGAACATGAAGAGTTTTTCACTTACTTTGAATCCGTCACACCCGTCAATCACATGGCGGATTTGAACATTGGAAGTCGCCCGACCAAAAGAAGTAAGTCCAAAAAGAAATCCTATCGTGCCATCCCTTGGATTTTTGGTTGGACCCAAAATCGCTCCTTACTTCCTGCGTGGTATGGAGCGGGAACCGCTATTGACTACGCCATCCAAAAATGGGGACTTGAGGAAGTGAAGTTTTTGTATCAAAACTTCTTTCTATTTCAGTCCGCCATCGACTCGATTTATAACACTACGCTAAAAACCAATCTTAAAACATTCGAATCCTATCATAAGCACTTAAGTCAAAAATCCGAATCTTCAGAAGAGTTTTTTAAAAAGATCATGGAGGAGTATCAACTTTTAACTTTACATTTACATAAAGTTATTGATACGCCTTCTTCTGTACGCAGCAACTTTGAGGAAAAACTAAAGGGTCGACTGGAAGTCATGGATTGGCTCAACGACTATCAGATCGAAATCTTAAGACAAGAACAGCGCGATGAACTCTCCTCTGATTTGCAAGAGCTTTTAATTTTAAGCATTCAAGGCATTGCTTCAGGAATGGGAAACACAGGATAATATGCACTCTCTTTATGACGCCATCGAAAAGACTC
It contains:
- a CDS encoding phosphoenolpyruvate carboxylase → MKDSAQAQPNLSPSPSPKTASSDHFSSAQGTSLLLLHELYEAIEGRLDEATKSNLGSLVGFLTGSQKNYTPPSINGAASVYQATQTVKFLKFYLEFNHLSKRFHRIRETVEAHLVPDLMEEFKKSAQNINAEEFIKYCDQFQIDLVLTAHPTEIYERKILKKYIKLMSNLKQSADSKSSMFHKDLTKERQALLLSLWLSPNRRRERPSPKDEAKLAQMIYQYSLWEGLSQFKRLFYSFLREQSLPLQVDKNNFQFYSWMGADRDGNPYVTAKATTSVVQSFIKKSCYLYYRSFKRLKEDLSFDIPLKHGTYLPEDVIDDCNSKIQEVIRSGFDFEIITRNEKYIYERMQELYDRLVAYNAKFLADQRLLNIMDRLESFGLAGMKWDIRQESAYHDHICDEIFAEHLLKPYSSMSESERLSFIHASHKKFKVWMDNSESKNFSSAALDFILTLKMISRYGTKVFKYYIISMTRSASDMLLIQRLLQSLGSKTQVVPLFETLEDLENSPEIMRTYFSEIKNDVASDYKQLVMLGYSDSAKTGSRLSSVWNIYHAQRKLSLISKEHHIPLWFFHGRGGSIGRGGVPVPQAIKSYPAESIEDGFRVTVQGEVIFDRFGFPEVAVQSMMTYIVSLLNYRFAKRKSPELLSKVENLFAELSEVSKSKYRDLIEHEEFFTYFESVTPVNHMADLNIGSRPTKRSKSKKKSYRAIPWIFGWTQNRSLLPAWYGAGTAIDYAIQKWGLEEVKFLYQNFFLFQSAIDSIYNTTLKTNLKTFESYHKHLSQKSESSEEFFKKIMEEYQLLTLHLHKVIDTPSSVRSNFEEKLKGRLEVMDWLNDYQIEILRQEQRDELSSDLQELLILSIQGIASGMGNTG